One Natronomonas gomsonensis genomic window, TCACCGAGTTGGCGAGTTGCCTCGACTCCCCTGAGCGTGCGGTCGGTCTCCACTTCTTCAACCCACCACACATCATGGACCTCGTGGAAATCGTCGTCGCCGAGCAGACCAGTTCGGCGAGCGAATCGACCGCGGTCGACTACGTCGAGGGACTGGACAAGGAGGCCGTTGTGGTTCGAGACAGCGCCGGGTTCGCCTCCTCTCGACTCGGTGTCGCACTCGGCCTCGAAGCGATTCGGATGGTCGAAAGCGGCGTCGCGAGCGTCGAGGACATCGACACCGCAATGGAGGAAGGATACAGCCACCCGATGGGGCCGCTGAAACTCACCGACCTCGTCGGGTTGGACGTGCGACTCGACATCGCCGAGTACCTCCGCGAGGAGTTGGGCGAGCGGTTCCGCCCGCCGCAGACGCTGAAACGGAAGGTCCGAGCGGGGAAACTCGGCAAGAAGTCGGGCGAAGGGTTCTACGTCTGGGAGGACGGCGAAGCGGTCGGCGTCAGCGGCGACGCCGAGGACTGACGGTGAGTTTCCGCAGTACGGCCCTCACAGCCGAACGGTGAGTTGCGCGCCGCCGCCGTCGCTTTCACCGATATCGAGCGACCAGCCGTGGCCCTCGACGACCCGCTGGATGATGGCGAGACCGAACCCCGTCCCGTCTTCTTTCGTCGTGTAGCCGGGTTCGAGCACCGCCTCGCGCTTCTCCGGGGGGATACCCTCACCGTCGTCAGCGATGTAGAATCCCGTTCCGTCGTCGAGCGCACCCACGGTGACCGTCACGTCCGACCCGCCGTGGGTGACTGCGTTCGCGAAGGCGTTTTCGAGCAGTTGGTTGAGTCGGTCGGCGTCGGCCTCGAAGCAGAGGTCCGACTCGATTCGGAGCCCCGCATCAGCGGTGGCGACGAGCGACCACGATTCCTCGGCGCTCTCCCGGAGCGAAACCGTACTCGCTTCACCCACCTCTCGGCCCTCCGAAGCCAACCAGAGCACGTCGTCGATGATGCGGTCCATGTGCGTCAGCGAGCGGCGTATCTCGTGTAAGTCGTCGTCGTCGCCGATGCGCTCTTCGAGGATATCGAGGTAGCCGAGCGCGACCGAAAGCGGGTTCCGAAGGTCGTGGGAAACCACCCCGGCGAACTCATCGAGCCGTTCGTTCTTCCGTTCGAGTGCGCGGTAGTTTTCGATTCGGTCGATGACGGCCTCCAGGTTCGTCGCGAACACTCGCGCGATGCCCACGTCGGTGTCGTCGAACGAGGCGGTCGTCGCGACGTGTATCAGCCCGTAGTCCCCGACCGGAAGGAGCAACTCCTCGACGGCGTCGCTCGTGGCCGAGTGGGAGACGCCGGAGCGGTGTTGTGGGTCGCTGCTCTCGAAGGAAATCCACCGCCGGTCCTCGGTCGACTCGATAGCGGACGGTTCGAAGCCCTCGAAGGATTCGCGGGCGGTCTTTGCCGCCGGGACGAGTGTGCCCTCGTCGTCGGTCGTACAGTACACGGAGACGAGTTCGGCATCGAGCAGTTCGTCGAGTTGGTCGCGCGCGCGGTCGGCGATGTGGTCCGGCGAGGCGAGCTCGAGCCACTCGCGGGTCGCGTCGTGGAGTGCTCGGAGACGGCGCCGCCACGCCCGCCTGTCGGTGATGTCGGCGTTGACCGCGACGAAGCGGACGATTTCGCCGTCGACGTGAATCGGGGCGATGGTCTGATTGACAACGTAGCGGCTGCCGTCCTTGCGCTCATTGACGATTTCGCTCTGCCAGGCGTTGCCGTCCAGAATCGTCTCCCAGAGGTTCTCGTAGAACGCGTCGTCGTGTTCGCCGGATTTCAGTATCGCCGGCCGGGCACCCAGCGCCTCCGCGGCACTGTAACCCGTCGTCGCCTCGAAGGCCGGATTGACGTACCGTATCGTCCCGTCGGTGTCGGTGATGTAGATGGAGTGACCAGCCTGTTCGACAGCGCGTTTGAAACTCCGCAGTCGGATGTCTGCGCTTCCGGCCGCTTGCTCGGTGAGCACTCGCTCGACGGCTTCGAGGAGCCGTTCGACCCGGGCGTCGGCGTCGGAAGGGACGTACTCGACGCCGTCGGTGCGAAGCGCTCGGACCGCGAGGCGCTCGCTGCCCTCCGATGGAAACAGCACCACCGGAACGTCGGTGGCTTCCGTCCGAAGGTCGGAGACGACCGTCATCCCATCACCGTCGGGGAGAGGCGTCGCACAGACCACGCAGTCGACCGGCCGCTCTCGGAGCGCCCCGCGGGCCGCCGACAGCGACTGCTCGAAGAGCACGCGAGCCGAAATGTGCTCCTCGAGGGACGAACACCCCTGTCGAAGCGACTCGCACCCACCCACACACAGAACCGTCTGAGACACGTTGGTAACACTTGCCACCTCACACATATAAAAAACCGGACCATATCGATAGCGAAACTTCGACGTTCGGTACGACCCCACAACTCAAGACGCCGGCCGGCAGAGTGACCGACAGTGAAGCCGCATCCCCCGACGCCGGCAATCGGCGACGCTCCCGAGATGCTGCTCGATGGCGGCCACCTCTGGATACAGGAACTGCTCGACGGGGCCCCGTTTCGGTTTCGGCTTCGGTCGAGCGGTGTCATCGAGGTCGGCGATGGACGGCGACGGTTCGGCGACAGAGAGGTCCCGCTTCCCTACGAACACGCAGTTCGGTACGTCCGAGCGAACCTCGACCGTGAGGCGCTTCGACGTGCCGTCGACGACGTGGCGTCGGTGACGTTCCTCGGCGTCGCGATGCATCACCAGTCTGTCGACTACGACTGGCATCGGATACCGTCGGTGCTTGGCGTCGACGTTTTCGACGCCGACAGGGACCGCTATCTGTCGCCGGACGCCGTCGAGGGAGTGTACGAACGGCTCGGTCTGGAGTCGGTCAACACCTTCGAGAAGGAACACAGGGCGCTCGATTTCGACCCGAAGACGGTGTCGGTTCCTGACTCCGCGTACTACGACGGCCCCGCCGCAGGCCTGCTGGTTCGTGACAAGACCGGCAACCGGGCGGTGGTGTCGAATCCGGACGTCGAGTTGGATGTCGACCCCGAACCGCTGTCGATGTCGGCCGAAGAGGCGGCCGAGCGCTACGCGACCGACCGGCGCTTCGACCGGATCGCGGCGGCGCTGAAAACGGAGGGGAGGGCGGTGACCGTCGACGCTCTCTTCGAGCGCACCGTCGAGTCGATTCTTCGGGGCGCTCACGACCGCCTGTTGCACCCCGAATCGAGCGTCGAGATTGGCGACTTCCGTTCGGCGGTCGCCGCGCGAGCGCGA contains:
- a CDS encoding 3-hydroxyacyl-CoA dehydrogenase family protein; this encodes MNVTVIGAGSMGHGIAQVSAMAGHDVVLNDVDEERVAAGLDGIESNLDGGVERGKVTESEREETLERVFGDADLASAVEAADLVVEAVPEDMDLKKNVFGDVEAAAPADAVLGSNTSSLSVTELASCLDSPERAVGLHFFNPPHIMDLVEIVVAEQTSSASESTAVDYVEGLDKEAVVVRDSAGFASSRLGVALGLEAIRMVESGVASVEDIDTAMEEGYSHPMGPLKLTDLVGLDVRLDIAEYLREELGERFRPPQTLKRKVRAGKLGKKSGEGFYVWEDGEAVGVSGDAED
- a CDS encoding hybrid sensor histidine kinase/response regulator, whose amino-acid sequence is MGGCESLRQGCSSLEEHISARVLFEQSLSAARGALRERPVDCVVCATPLPDGDGMTVVSDLRTEATDVPVVLFPSEGSERLAVRALRTDGVEYVPSDADARVERLLEAVERVLTEQAAGSADIRLRSFKRAVEQAGHSIYITDTDGTIRYVNPAFEATTGYSAAEALGARPAILKSGEHDDAFYENLWETILDGNAWQSEIVNERKDGSRYVVNQTIAPIHVDGEIVRFVAVNADITDRRAWRRRLRALHDATREWLELASPDHIADRARDQLDELLDAELVSVYCTTDDEGTLVPAAKTARESFEGFEPSAIESTEDRRWISFESSDPQHRSGVSHSATSDAVEELLLPVGDYGLIHVATTASFDDTDVGIARVFATNLEAVIDRIENYRALERKNERLDEFAGVVSHDLRNPLSVALGYLDILEERIGDDDDLHEIRRSLTHMDRIIDDVLWLASEGREVGEASTVSLRESAEESWSLVATADAGLRIESDLCFEADADRLNQLLENAFANAVTHGGSDVTVTVGALDDGTGFYIADDGEGIPPEKREAVLEPGYTTKEDGTGFGLAIIQRVVEGHGWSLDIGESDGGGAQLTVRL